The following are encoded together in the Choloepus didactylus isolate mChoDid1 chromosome 7, mChoDid1.pri, whole genome shotgun sequence genome:
- the LOC119540176 gene encoding plasminogen activator inhibitor 1 RNA-binding protein-like, whose translation MPGHLQEGFGCVVTNRFDQLFDDESDPFEVLKAAENKKKEGGGGGVGGPGAKSAAQAAAQTNSNAAGKQLRKESQKDRKNPLPSNVGVVDKKEEVQPPVALKKEGIRRVGKRPDQQLQGEGKIIERRPERQPPRERQFEKPLEEKGEGGEFSVDRLMIDRPIRGCGGLGRGRGGRGRGMGRGDGFDSHGKREFDRHSGSDRSGLKHEDKCGGSRSHNWGTVKDELTDLKQSNVTEETPEGEEHPVADTENKENEVEEVKEEGPKEMTLDEWEAIQNKDRAKVEFNI comes from the coding sequence ATGCCTGGCCACTTACAGGAAGGCTTCGGCTGTGTGGTCACGAACCGATTTGACCAGTTATTTGACGATGAATCGGATCCCTTCGAGGTGTTAAAGGCGGcagagaacaagaaaaaagaaggcGGCGGGGGCGGTGTTGGGGGCCCTGGGGCCAAGAGCGCAGCTCAGGCCGCAGCTCAGACCAACTCCAACGCAGCAGGCAAACAGCTGCGTAAAGAGTCCCAGAAAGACCGCAAGAATCCGCTGCCCTCCAACGTTGGCGTGGTTGACAAGAAAGAAGAGGTGCAGCCGCCCGTGGCGCTTAAGAAAGAAGGAATAAGACGCGTTGGAAAGAGACCTGATCAGCAACTTCAGGGTGAagggaaaataattgaaaggaGACCAGAAAGGCAACCACCTCGTGAACGACAATTTGAAAAGCCACTTGAAGAAAAGGGTGAAGGAGGAGAATTTTCAGTTGATCGACTGATGATTGACCGGCCTATCCGGGGCTGTGGTGGTCTTGGAAGAGGTCGAGGAGGACGTGGACGTGGAATGGGTCGAGGAGATGGATTTGATTCTCATGGCAAACGTGAATTTGATAGGCATAGTGGAAGCGATAGATCTGGCCTGAAGCATGAGGACAAATGTGGAGGTAGCAGATCTCACAACTGGGGAACTGTCAAAGATGAATTAACTGACTTGAAGCAATCAAATGTGACTGAGGAAACCCCTGAAGGTGAAGAACATCCAGTGGCAGACACTGAAAATAAGGAGAATGAAGTTGAAGAGGTTAAGGAAGAAGGTCCAAAAGAGATGACACTGGATGAGTGGGAGGCTATTCAAAATAAGGACCGGGCAAAAGTAGAATTTAATATCTGA